A window of the Microbacterium sp. AZCO genome harbors these coding sequences:
- a CDS encoding SDR family oxidoreductase produces MTAQRVLFLGGTGTISSSCVTDAVRAGFDVTVLNRGTGRRDLPDGVREIVGDVRDAASLKEAVGDAEFDVVAEFLAFTPEHVQTDLDLLEGRIGQYIFISSASAYDKPPRSLPIRESTPLRNPFWQYSRDKIACEDLLVDAYRDRGLPITIVRPSHTYDRGLLPNTGHWTDIARLRAGKPVVIHGDGTSLWTLTHARDFAVGFTGLLGNPAAIGEAFTITGDHAPSWNQIYQWLADAAGVDDPEFVHVASETIAVFHPEVGPGLVGDKAHTVLFDNSKLKALVPAFGTTIRFDEGAREIIEHHDAHPELQTVDPEWDAVTDRMVAHARSAG; encoded by the coding sequence ATGACTGCACAGCGCGTCCTGTTCCTCGGCGGCACCGGCACCATCAGCTCCTCCTGCGTCACAGACGCGGTCCGCGCCGGCTTCGACGTCACGGTCCTCAACCGCGGCACGGGACGGAGGGATCTGCCCGACGGCGTCCGCGAGATCGTCGGCGATGTGCGAGACGCGGCATCCCTGAAAGAAGCGGTGGGGGATGCCGAATTCGACGTCGTCGCCGAGTTCCTCGCGTTCACGCCCGAGCACGTGCAGACCGACCTCGACCTGTTGGAGGGGCGCATCGGCCAGTACATCTTCATCAGCTCGGCGTCGGCCTACGACAAGCCTCCGCGCTCGCTGCCGATCCGCGAGTCGACGCCGCTGCGCAACCCGTTCTGGCAGTACTCGCGCGACAAGATCGCGTGCGAGGACCTGCTGGTGGATGCCTACCGCGACCGCGGACTGCCGATCACGATCGTGCGCCCGTCGCACACGTACGACCGCGGCCTCCTTCCGAACACAGGGCACTGGACCGACATCGCGCGGCTCCGCGCAGGCAAGCCCGTCGTGATCCACGGCGACGGCACGTCGCTCTGGACGCTGACGCATGCGCGGGACTTCGCCGTCGGCTTCACGGGGCTGCTCGGCAATCCCGCCGCGATCGGCGAGGCCTTCACGATCACCGGGGACCACGCGCCGTCGTGGAACCAGATCTACCAGTGGCTCGCGGATGCCGCGGGGGTCGACGATCCGGAGTTCGTGCACGTCGCGTCCGAGACGATCGCCGTGTTCCATCCGGAGGTCGGCCCCGGGCTCGTGGGCGACAAGGCCCACACGGTGCTCTTCGACAACAGCAAGCTCAAGGCGCTCGTGCCCGCGTTCGGGACGACGATCCGCTTCGACGAGGGCGCGCGCGAGATCATCGAGCACCACGACGCCCACCCCGAGCTGCAGACGGTCGATCCCGAGTGGGATGCCGTGACCGACCGGATGGTGGCCCACGCCCGCTCCGCCGGCTGA
- a CDS encoding alpha/beta hydrolase encodes MASLGRILSWWGNDYAYAAYWQVRGTLRPGRREDFGSGTDRPILILPGVWEPWGFLRPVIDRLHGAGHPVHVVPALGRNSRPVADTARTAAEFLREHDLRDVMIVAHSKGGLIGKYVMSELDPDRRVTGMIAICTPFAGSDYARFMAVRSLRAFSPKDPTTLKLLENLEVNARITTIAGVFDPHIPKIVGLEGANNITIAEGGHFRLLDRPEVLDIVVEVARRPAAVQEQIVEDTLAAATEAHGTEIRDATAPPPPQDRENPPRDPVDPPTVP; translated from the coding sequence GTGGCAAGCCTGGGGCGGATCCTCTCGTGGTGGGGCAATGACTACGCCTACGCCGCCTACTGGCAGGTACGCGGAACGCTGCGCCCGGGGCGCCGCGAGGACTTCGGCTCGGGGACCGATCGTCCGATCCTGATCCTCCCCGGCGTGTGGGAGCCGTGGGGATTCCTCCGGCCCGTCATCGACCGGCTGCACGGGGCGGGTCACCCGGTGCACGTCGTTCCGGCGCTGGGACGCAACAGCCGCCCCGTCGCCGACACCGCCCGCACGGCGGCGGAGTTCCTGCGCGAGCACGACCTCCGCGACGTCATGATCGTGGCGCACAGCAAGGGCGGGCTCATCGGCAAGTACGTCATGAGCGAGCTCGACCCCGACCGCCGCGTGACCGGCATGATCGCGATCTGCACGCCGTTCGCCGGCTCGGACTACGCCCGCTTCATGGCCGTGCGGAGCCTCAGGGCGTTCTCACCGAAGGATCCGACGACCCTCAAGCTGCTGGAGAACCTCGAGGTCAACGCCCGCATCACGACGATCGCGGGGGTGTTCGATCCGCACATCCCGAAGATCGTCGGACTCGAGGGCGCCAACAACATCACGATCGCCGAAGGCGGTCACTTCCGGCTGCTCGACCGCCCCGAGGTGCTCGACATCGTCGTGGAGGTCGCGCGCCGCCCCGCGGCCGTGCAGGAGCAGATCGTCGAGGACACGCTGGCTGCGGCGACAGAGGCTCACGGGACCGAGATCCGGGATGCCACGGCTCCGCCGCCGCCGCAGGATCGGGAGAACCCGCCGAGAGACCCCGTCGACCCGCCTACCGTCCCGTGA
- a CDS encoding TIM barrel protein, which yields MIGLGTYAFFWQHSDRVPEPLSLQGAFEATRELGVDLFQICDFAPLDAMTDAEIADAAAAARDLGLAVQLGTKGIEPERLARYLRLAEAFDARLVRSMLYGPESRPTLTEASVWLREALPAFEAAGVTLALETYEQVATADLVSLVESFGSPQLGICLDPANVVARLELPRDCVELAADVVANVHVKDFAFARQPGWVGFTYSGARMGDGLHDYSHLLETVRPRDRGIDEIVEHWLPWQGDHETTIRTEREWTRTTIEHLRSTP from the coding sequence ATGATCGGCCTCGGGACGTACGCGTTCTTCTGGCAGCACTCCGACCGGGTGCCGGAGCCGCTGAGCCTGCAGGGGGCCTTCGAGGCGACCCGTGAACTGGGCGTCGACCTGTTCCAGATCTGCGACTTCGCGCCCCTCGACGCGATGACCGACGCCGAGATCGCCGATGCGGCGGCGGCGGCACGCGACCTGGGCCTTGCCGTCCAGCTCGGCACGAAGGGCATCGAGCCCGAGCGCCTCGCTCGCTACCTCCGCCTCGCCGAGGCGTTCGACGCCCGGCTGGTCCGCAGCATGCTGTACGGCCCCGAGTCGCGACCGACGCTCACCGAGGCATCCGTCTGGCTCCGCGAAGCCCTCCCCGCCTTCGAGGCCGCCGGCGTCACGCTCGCGCTCGAGACCTACGAGCAGGTCGCGACGGCCGACCTCGTGTCGCTCGTCGAGTCGTTCGGCAGCCCCCAGCTCGGCATCTGCCTCGACCCGGCGAACGTCGTCGCGCGCCTCGAACTCCCCCGCGACTGCGTCGAGCTCGCCGCCGACGTCGTCGCGAACGTGCACGTCAAGGACTTCGCCTTCGCCCGTCAGCCGGGCTGGGTGGGCTTCACCTACAGCGGCGCGCGCATGGGCGACGGCCTGCACGACTACTCGCACCTGCTCGAGACCGTGCGTCCGCGCGATCGCGGCATCGACGAGATCGTCGAGCACTGGCTGCCCTGGCAGGGCGACCACGAGACCACCATCCGAACCGAGCGGGAATGGACCCGCACCACCATCGAACACCTGAGGAGCACACCATGA
- a CDS encoding SDR family NAD(P)-dependent oxidoreductase: MGQLDGKTALITGGALGIGLAVAQRFAREGARVVIADRNGEGAAAAAAGIGANARAVTMDISDEAAVEAAFAELEADGWVPDVVVANAGVQLFGQDAQAADLDLDVWRRTIDINLTGTFLTVKHAVRSMLPRGGGSIILTGSPTGVNGEGKDFTAYSASKAGIHGLGRTVAAAYASKGIRVNTVQPAYTETPLVAAISEDPESRAAIISRIPIGRAGTPDDVAGIMVYLASDDGSFATGAVFQVDGGMTSL, from the coding sequence ATGGGACAGCTTGACGGCAAGACCGCCCTGATCACCGGCGGGGCTCTCGGCATCGGCCTCGCCGTGGCGCAGCGCTTCGCGCGCGAAGGCGCGCGGGTCGTGATCGCCGACCGCAACGGCGAGGGGGCTGCGGCCGCCGCCGCCGGGATCGGCGCGAACGCCCGCGCCGTGACGATGGACATCTCGGACGAGGCCGCCGTCGAGGCGGCGTTCGCCGAGCTCGAAGCCGACGGCTGGGTGCCCGACGTCGTCGTCGCGAACGCGGGCGTGCAGCTCTTCGGGCAGGACGCGCAGGCGGCCGACCTCGACCTCGACGTCTGGCGCCGCACGATCGACATCAACCTGACGGGCACGTTCCTCACGGTCAAGCACGCCGTGCGCTCGATGCTGCCCCGGGGCGGCGGGTCGATCATCCTGACCGGCAGCCCGACTGGCGTCAACGGCGAGGGCAAGGACTTCACGGCCTACAGCGCGTCCAAGGCCGGCATCCACGGCCTCGGACGCACCGTGGCCGCGGCATATGCCTCGAAGGGAATCCGCGTCAACACCGTGCAGCCCGCCTACACCGAGACCCCGCTCGTCGCAGCGATCAGCGAAGACCCGGAGTCTCGCGCCGCGATCATCAGCCGCATCCCGATCGGCCGCGCCGGGACCCCCGACGACGTCGCGGGCATCATGGTCTACCTGGCGAGCGACGACGGCTCGTTCGCGACCGGAGCGGTGTTCCAGGTCGACGGCGGCATGACCTCGCTCTGA
- the paaE gene encoding 1,2-phenylacetyl-CoA epoxidase subunit PaaE, whose protein sequence is MGLEDERIAESFLASAVGGPHGSRRRARFHTLRVAAVRPLTEASIEVTFAIPEELRGEYDYLAGQHVALRTQLDGHEVRRSYSLCRPSTGSGAIDAGGGGDGPQTISVAIKRDLGGAFSTWAQTELKVGDQLDVMSPQGSFTSALADLDGRHVAGIAAGSGITPLMALAATVLARSETSRFTLVYTNRSTTDVMFVEELSELKDRYPTRLALHHVLSREQRTAPLLSGRLDEPRLRRILDELVFPETVDEWFLCGPFDLVQLCRDTLADMGVEASHVRYELFTTGDPAPQAGRPVVVREDAEVYRLEFSLDGQSSTVESPVDAHESILNAALRVRPDVPFACAGGVCGTCRARLIEGSVAMTENYALEPDELERGYVLTCQSHPQTDRVVVDYDV, encoded by the coding sequence ATGGGGCTCGAGGACGAGAGGATCGCCGAGTCGTTCCTCGCGAGCGCCGTCGGGGGCCCGCACGGCAGTCGCCGGCGCGCGCGCTTCCACACGCTCCGCGTTGCGGCGGTGCGGCCGCTCACTGAGGCCTCGATCGAGGTGACGTTCGCGATCCCGGAGGAGCTCCGGGGCGAGTACGACTACCTCGCCGGCCAGCACGTCGCGCTGCGCACACAGCTCGATGGGCACGAGGTGCGGCGTTCGTACTCGCTGTGTCGCCCCTCGACAGGGTCGGGGGCCATCGACGCCGGCGGCGGGGGAGACGGACCGCAGACCATCAGCGTCGCGATCAAGCGCGACCTGGGCGGAGCGTTCTCGACGTGGGCGCAGACCGAGCTCAAGGTCGGCGACCAGCTCGACGTCATGAGCCCTCAGGGGAGCTTCACGTCGGCGCTCGCCGACCTCGACGGCCGGCACGTCGCGGGCATCGCGGCCGGGTCCGGCATCACGCCGCTCATGGCCCTCGCCGCGACGGTGCTCGCGCGCTCCGAGACGTCGCGCTTCACCCTCGTCTACACGAACCGCTCGACGACCGACGTCATGTTCGTGGAGGAGCTCTCCGAGCTCAAGGACCGCTACCCGACGCGACTCGCCCTGCACCACGTGCTCTCGCGCGAGCAGCGGACGGCGCCACTCCTCTCCGGGCGCCTCGACGAGCCGCGCCTGCGCCGGATCCTCGACGAGCTCGTTTTTCCCGAGACGGTCGACGAGTGGTTCCTGTGCGGCCCCTTCGACCTCGTGCAGCTGTGCCGCGACACCCTCGCCGACATGGGGGTCGAGGCATCCCATGTGCGTTACGAGCTCTTCACGACGGGAGATCCGGCACCGCAGGCCGGGCGCCCCGTGGTCGTCCGCGAGGACGCCGAGGTGTATCGCCTGGAGTTCTCGCTCGACGGCCAGTCGTCGACGGTGGAGAGCCCCGTCGACGCGCACGAGTCGATCCTCAACGCTGCGCTGCGCGTGCGTCCGGACGTGCCGTTCGCGTGCGCGGGCGGCGTCTGCGGCACGTGCCGCGCGCGCCTGATCGAGGGGTCCGTCGCGATGACCGAGAACTACGCGCTCGAGCCCGACGAGCTCGAGCGCGGGTACGTGCTGACGTGCCAGTCGCACCCGCAGACCGACCGCGTCGTCGTCGACTACGACGTCTGA
- the paaC gene encoding 1,2-phenylacetyl-CoA epoxidase subunit PaaC, which yields MPHGDVTVDEVSLSAELAGGDARPASGEIAEYALWLGDDALILAQQLSAWISRAPELEEDVALGNIALDLLGHARSLLRYAGAWDGRTEDDLAYWRDEPEFRSAWLFEQPNGDFAQTIARQLAASVYWFELYSRLQASSDATLAAVAAKAVKEVEYHRDHAVQWTLRLAGGTDESRRRMLRAVGDVWPYVGELFRDEPLTDALAASGVAVRPSELRPGFDAVVAAVFAEAAIEVPAGFVSSGGGRHGSHAAPLGYVLAEMQVLARQHPGATW from the coding sequence GTGCCGCACGGCGACGTCACGGTCGACGAGGTCTCGCTCTCCGCCGAGCTCGCGGGCGGCGACGCGCGACCGGCCTCGGGCGAGATCGCGGAGTACGCGCTGTGGCTCGGCGACGACGCCCTCATCCTCGCCCAGCAGCTGAGCGCCTGGATCTCGCGGGCGCCCGAGCTCGAGGAGGACGTCGCGCTCGGCAACATCGCACTCGACCTCCTCGGCCACGCGCGCTCGCTCCTGCGGTACGCCGGCGCGTGGGACGGTCGCACCGAGGACGACCTCGCGTACTGGCGCGACGAGCCCGAGTTCCGCAGCGCATGGCTCTTCGAGCAGCCCAACGGCGACTTCGCGCAGACGATCGCCCGGCAGCTCGCGGCATCCGTCTACTGGTTCGAGCTCTATTCGCGGCTGCAGGCGTCGTCCGACGCGACACTCGCTGCCGTCGCTGCGAAAGCCGTCAAGGAGGTCGAATACCACCGCGACCACGCCGTGCAGTGGACCCTGCGCCTCGCGGGCGGCACCGATGAATCGCGACGACGGATGCTGCGCGCCGTCGGCGACGTGTGGCCCTACGTCGGCGAGCTCTTCCGGGACGAGCCGCTCACCGATGCGCTTGCCGCATCGGGCGTCGCCGTGCGTCCGTCCGAGCTGCGGCCGGGATTCGACGCCGTGGTCGCGGCCGTGTTCGCGGAGGCCGCGATCGAGGTGCCCGCGGGCTTCGTGTCGTCGGGCGGCGGCCGGCACGGCAGCCATGCGGCGCCCCTCGGATATGTCCTCGCCGAGATGCAGGTGCTCGCGCGTCAGCACCCGGGCGCGACATGGTGA
- a CDS encoding phosphogluconate dehydrogenase C-terminal domain-containing protein: protein MTIDASTSSATPTGTRTESYKIAVVGAGGKMGMRVSNNLVKTDHTVWYVENSPAGQQRTLDAGRELTDAATAVADADIVVLAVPDLALGPVTADLVPQLKSGAIVLTLDPAAAYAGLLTTRDDVVQAVAHPCHPSVFLERTTKEEWADTFGGIAAPQDAIAAVESDDPAHKAIVEATVRAIYAPVIDVHFVTVKQLAQLEPTLVETVACMIGALLNEALDEAIHTMGVPEAAARSILYGHTQVALANGLRGDNPFSDACLIAMDYGRESIIKEDWKKIFRDDELDRNLARMLHLDHIER from the coding sequence ATGACAATCGACGCTTCGACAAGCTCAGCGACCCCGACCGGGACCCGAACCGAGAGCTACAAGATCGCCGTCGTCGGCGCGGGCGGGAAGATGGGCATGCGCGTGTCCAACAACCTCGTGAAGACCGACCACACGGTCTGGTACGTCGAGAACTCGCCCGCCGGGCAGCAGCGCACGCTCGACGCCGGACGCGAACTGACGGATGCCGCGACCGCCGTCGCCGACGCCGATATCGTCGTGCTCGCCGTGCCCGACCTCGCCCTCGGGCCCGTCACGGCCGACCTCGTGCCGCAGCTGAAGTCCGGCGCGATCGTGCTGACGCTCGACCCCGCCGCCGCCTACGCGGGTCTCCTCACGACGCGCGACGACGTCGTGCAGGCCGTCGCGCACCCCTGCCACCCCTCGGTGTTCCTCGAGCGCACGACGAAGGAGGAGTGGGCCGACACGTTCGGCGGCATCGCCGCGCCGCAGGACGCGATCGCGGCCGTCGAGAGCGACGACCCCGCGCACAAGGCGATCGTCGAGGCGACGGTCCGCGCCATCTACGCGCCCGTCATCGACGTGCACTTCGTCACGGTCAAGCAGCTCGCGCAGCTCGAGCCGACCCTCGTCGAGACCGTCGCCTGCATGATCGGCGCCCTGCTCAACGAGGCCCTCGACGAGGCGATCCACACGATGGGCGTCCCCGAGGCGGCGGCGCGCAGCATCCTGTACGGCCACACGCAGGTGGCTCTCGCCAACGGCCTGCGCGGCGACAACCCGTTCAGCGACGCCTGCCTCATCGCGATGGACTACGGTCGCGAGAGCATCATCAAGGAGGACTGGAAGAAGATCTTCCGCGACGACGAGCTCGACAGGAACCTCGCGCGCATGCTGCACCTCGACCACATCGAGCGCTGA
- the paaD gene encoding 1,2-phenylacetyl-CoA epoxidase subunit PaaD, translating to MTTTTGLDLARAVAASITDPEVPVLTIADLGILRDVEVDGDQVAVTITPTYSGCPAVDTIRDDLVLALSAAGFASVEVRLTLAPAWTTDWMSDEGRRKLEEFGIAPPTGRAAVRGPIPVRLSVRCPRCGSLDTRELTRFGSTSCKALWECRSCLEPFDHFKAH from the coding sequence GTGACCACGACGACCGGACTGGACCTCGCGCGGGCGGTCGCGGCATCCATCACCGATCCTGAGGTGCCGGTCCTGACGATCGCCGACCTCGGCATCCTCCGCGACGTCGAGGTCGACGGCGACCAGGTCGCCGTCACGATCACGCCGACCTACTCGGGGTGCCCCGCGGTCGACACGATCCGCGACGACCTCGTCCTCGCGCTGTCGGCCGCGGGGTTCGCGAGCGTCGAGGTGCGGCTGACGCTCGCGCCCGCGTGGACGACGGACTGGATGAGCGACGAGGGCAGGCGCAAGCTCGAGGAGTTCGGCATCGCACCGCCGACGGGTCGCGCCGCGGTGCGCGGGCCGATCCCCGTGCGGCTGAGCGTCCGCTGCCCGCGGTGCGGGTCGCTCGACACGAGGGAGCTGACGCGCTTCGGCTCGACGTCGTGCAAGGCACTCTGGGAGTGCCGCTCGTGTCTCGAGCCCTTCGACCACTTCAAGGCGCACTGA
- the paaA gene encoding 1,2-phenylacetyl-CoA epoxidase subunit PaaA: MTTELLIDEAAEQEAFDALIAAEQRIEPRDWMPAAYRKTLIRQISQHAHSEIIGMQPEGNWITRAPSLKRKAILMAKVQDEAGHGLYLYSAAQTLGITRDEMTEQLIEGRAKYSSIFNYPTPTWADMGAIGWLVDGAAICNQVPLCRASYGPYGRAMVRICKEESFHQRQGFEILLTLMQGTPAQREMAQDAVNRWYWPSLMMFGPPDDASPNSAQSMAWRIKRFSNDELRQRFIGMLVPQAEVLGVTLPDPNLRWNEGTGRWDMSEIDWTEFQEVLAGRGPCNAERLRNRRTAHEDGAWVREAAAAYAARRTPVADLVEGSAA; this comes from the coding sequence ATGACCACCGAACTGCTGATCGACGAAGCCGCCGAGCAGGAGGCGTTCGACGCACTCATCGCGGCGGAGCAGCGTATCGAGCCGCGGGACTGGATGCCGGCGGCGTACCGCAAGACGCTCATCCGGCAGATCTCGCAGCACGCGCACTCCGAGATCATCGGGATGCAGCCCGAGGGCAACTGGATCACGCGCGCGCCGAGCCTCAAGCGCAAGGCGATCCTCATGGCGAAGGTGCAGGATGAGGCCGGCCACGGGCTCTACCTCTACTCGGCGGCGCAGACGCTCGGCATCACGCGCGACGAGATGACCGAGCAGCTCATCGAGGGCCGCGCGAAGTACTCGTCGATCTTCAACTACCCGACCCCGACGTGGGCCGACATGGGCGCGATCGGCTGGCTCGTCGACGGCGCCGCCATCTGCAACCAGGTGCCGCTGTGCCGCGCGTCGTACGGGCCGTACGGGCGGGCGATGGTGCGCATCTGCAAGGAGGAGTCGTTCCACCAGCGGCAGGGCTTCGAGATCCTGCTGACACTCATGCAGGGGACGCCGGCGCAGCGCGAGATGGCTCAGGATGCCGTGAACCGCTGGTACTGGCCGTCGCTCATGATGTTCGGACCGCCCGACGACGCGTCGCCCAACTCCGCGCAGTCGATGGCGTGGCGCATCAAGCGCTTCTCGAACGACGAGCTGCGGCAGCGGTTCATCGGGATGCTCGTGCCCCAGGCCGAGGTGCTCGGGGTGACGCTCCCCGACCCGAACCTCCGCTGGAACGAGGGGACGGGGCGCTGGGACATGAGCGAGATCGACTGGACCGAGTTCCAGGAGGTGCTCGCGGGACGCGGGCCCTGCAACGCCGAGCGCCTCCGTAACCGCCGCACGGCGCACGAAGACGGCGCCTGGGTGCGGGAGGCGGCCGCCGCCTACGCCGCCCGCCGGACTCCAGTCGCCGACCTCGTCGAAGGGTCGGCGGCATGA
- a CDS encoding triose-phosphate isomerase family protein has product MAEVTVGVSLKTYFGHERARAWFADVAHRTSAHPAVTDGSVRFFVIPTYLQIPAALTAFQGTPVLIGAQDVSAFEPGAYTGEVTAAELVEAGVRVAEVGHAERRRLFGETDEVVAAKAAAALRHGLAPVLCIGESERGAGRDAAAATVAQLDADLAGAPAGPVIVAYEPVWAIGAPEPAPAEHIVAVARALREALDARPDRAGSVVIYGGSAGPGLLTELGDAVDGLFLGRFAHDVDNLLAVLDEAAARAGLPASTSSATAVQATPPPVPEPVEGSSRTDEAGPA; this is encoded by the coding sequence ATGGCCGAGGTCACGGTCGGGGTGAGCCTGAAGACCTACTTCGGGCATGAGCGGGCGCGTGCGTGGTTCGCCGATGTGGCACACCGCACGTCCGCGCACCCCGCCGTGACCGATGGGTCCGTGCGGTTCTTCGTGATCCCGACGTACCTGCAGATCCCCGCGGCCCTCACCGCCTTCCAGGGCACGCCCGTGCTCATCGGCGCCCAGGACGTCTCGGCGTTCGAGCCGGGCGCCTACACGGGCGAGGTCACCGCGGCGGAGCTCGTCGAGGCCGGTGTCCGCGTCGCCGAGGTCGGGCACGCCGAGCGCCGCCGCCTCTTCGGCGAGACCGACGAGGTGGTCGCCGCCAAGGCGGCCGCCGCCCTGCGCCACGGCCTCGCACCCGTGCTCTGCATCGGCGAGTCCGAGCGCGGTGCGGGACGGGATGCCGCGGCCGCGACCGTCGCTCAGCTCGACGCCGACCTCGCCGGCGCGCCGGCGGGGCCCGTCATCGTCGCGTACGAGCCCGTCTGGGCGATCGGCGCGCCCGAGCCGGCTCCGGCCGAGCACATCGTCGCCGTCGCACGCGCGCTGAGGGAGGCACTCGACGCGCGTCCGGACCGCGCCGGCAGCGTCGTGATCTACGGCGGCTCCGCGGGGCCGGGCCTCCTGACCGAGCTCGGCGATGCCGTCGACGGCCTCTTCCTCGGCCGGTTCGCGCACGACGTCGACAACCTCCTCGCCGTCCTCGACGAGGCCGCCGCCCGCGCGGGCCTCCCCGCCTCGACAAGCTCGGCGACCGCAGTTCAGGCAACCCCTCCCCCGGTCCCCGAGCCTGTCGAGGGGTCGAGCAGAACCGACGAGGCAGGTCCGGCATGA
- a CDS encoding enoyl-CoA hydratase/isomerase family protein: MIDLEIADDVARIVLNNPAKLNALDEEAIGELDAAYAAAEDAGVRALVLRGEGRAFCAGRDISGVDPRDDDVMGYLGGLVTPLLQRMSRFPAPTFAAAHGACLGVGLGLLIATDVVYVADTARIGSPFAALGATLDSGGHALFFERLGAHKTLDLVYTGRLMSGTEAVQSGLFSQVLPADDVVAATTAAAERAAQGATGAFLASKDLVRRLRDERLGLWESVDVENAAQAALCDSDDYREGFAAFQEKRAPRFTGR; encoded by the coding sequence ATGATCGATCTCGAGATCGCCGACGACGTCGCGCGCATCGTCCTGAACAATCCCGCGAAGCTCAACGCCCTCGACGAGGAGGCGATCGGGGAGCTGGATGCCGCGTATGCGGCGGCGGAGGACGCCGGCGTTCGCGCGCTCGTCCTGCGCGGCGAGGGCCGCGCGTTCTGCGCCGGCCGCGACATCTCCGGCGTCGACCCGCGGGACGACGACGTCATGGGCTACCTCGGCGGGCTCGTCACGCCGCTGCTGCAGCGCATGTCGCGCTTCCCCGCGCCGACCTTCGCCGCCGCGCACGGCGCGTGCCTCGGCGTGGGGCTCGGGCTGCTCATCGCGACCGACGTCGTCTATGTCGCCGACACCGCCAGGATCGGGTCGCCCTTCGCGGCGCTCGGGGCGACCCTCGACTCGGGCGGGCACGCCCTCTTCTTCGAGCGGCTCGGCGCGCACAAGACGCTCGACCTCGTCTACACGGGCCGGCTCATGTCGGGCACGGAGGCCGTGCAGTCAGGGCTCTTCTCGCAGGTGCTCCCCGCCGACGACGTCGTGGCGGCGACGACCGCGGCCGCCGAGCGCGCCGCGCAGGGCGCGACGGGGGCGTTCCTCGCGAGCAAAGACCTCGTCCGCCGGCTCCGTGACGAGCGGCTGGGACTGTGGGAGTCGGTCGACGTCGAGAACGCGGCGCAGGCGGCGCTGTGCGACTCCGACGACTACCGGGAGGGGTTCGCGGCCTTCCAGGAGAAGCGGGCGCCGCGGTTCACGGGACGGTAG
- the paaB gene encoding 1,2-phenylacetyl-CoA epoxidase subunit PaaB, with protein MSAPGGSDRETWPLFEVFVRANRGLSHVHAGSLHAPDAEMALRNARDLYTRRGEGTSVWVVPADAITTSDPDAKGAFFESPAGKNYRHARYYTASEGVPHL; from the coding sequence ATGAGCGCCCCCGGCGGCTCCGACCGCGAGACGTGGCCCCTCTTCGAGGTGTTCGTGCGCGCCAACCGCGGACTCTCGCACGTGCACGCCGGGTCGCTGCACGCGCCGGATGCCGAGATGGCGCTGCGCAACGCGCGCGACCTCTACACGCGCCGCGGCGAGGGGACGTCGGTGTGGGTCGTCCCCGCCGACGCCATCACGACGAGCGACCCCGACGCGAAGGGCGCCTTCTTCGAGTCGCCCGCGGGCAAGAACTATCGCCACGCGCGGTACTACACCGCGTCGGAGGGGGTGCCGCACCTGTGA